A region from the Bactrocera tryoni isolate S06 unplaced genomic scaffold, CSIRO_BtryS06_freeze2 scaffold_120, whole genome shotgun sequence genome encodes:
- the LOC120779984 gene encoding LOW QUALITY PROTEIN: NADH-ubiquinone oxidoreductase chain 5-like (The sequence of the model RefSeq protein was modified relative to this genomic sequence to represent the inferred CDS: substituted 2 bases at 2 genomic stop codons), with protein MAGLGANFEFDLKKIIALSTLRQLGLIIRILSIGFYKLAFFHLLTHALFKALLFMCAGAIIHNINNSQDIRLIGGLGVYMPLTSGCFNVANLALCGIPFLAGFYSKDLILEVVSLSYINVFSFFLYFFSTGLTVCYSFRLVYYSITGELNCGSLNILRDEGXVMLRGISGLLIMRIVGGSILRWLIFPTPYMVCLPSHLKLLTLFVCVVGGVLGYLISNVSLFYFNKSLHNYLASYFSGSIXFMPYISTYGIINYPLVLGIRVCKPFDQGWSEFLGGQNLYNELVKYSQYVSIIHNNNLKIYLLLFVL; from the coding sequence ATGGCAGGGCTAGGGGctaattttgaatttgatttaaagaaaattattgctCTTTCTACGTTAAGACAGTTGGGTCTtataataagaattttatctATAGGATTTTATAAACTTGcttttttccatttattaaCTCACGCTTTATTTAAAGCATTGTTATTTATGTGTGCCGGAGCCATTATTCATAACATAAATAACTCTCAAGACATTCGGTTGATAGGGGGGTTAGGTGTATATATGCCCTTGACTTCTGGGTGTTTTAATGTGGCTAATTTAGCGTTGTGTGGGATACCTTTTTTAGCTGGGTTTTATTCTAAGGATTTGATTTTAGAAGTTGTTTCTTTAAGttatattaatgttttttctttttttctttattttttttctactgGGCTAACTGTCTGTTATTCTTTTCGACTGGTTTATTACTCTATAACGGGAGAATTAAACTGTGGTTCTTTAAATATACTAAGAGATGAGGGTTGAGTTATGTTGCGAGGAATAAGCGGTCTATTAATTATGAGAATTGTGGGAGGTAGTATATTAAGATGGTTAATTTTTCCAACTCCCTATATGGTTTGTTTGCCTAgccatttaaaattattgactttatttgtttgtgtagtAGGAGGAGTACTGGGGTATTTAATTTCtaatgtttctttattttattttaataagtcTTTGCATAATTATTTAGCTAGTTATTTTTCTGGTTCTATATGATTTATGCCTTATATTTCAACTTACGGTATTATTAATTATCCTTTGGTGTTAGGGATAAGAGTGTGTAAGCCTTTTGATCAGGGGTGGTCAGAATTTTTAGGGggtcaaaatttatataatgagTTGGTTAAATATTCTCAATATGTATCTATTATACACAATAATAACTTAAAGatttatcttttattatttgttttatga